From a region of the Primulina eburnea isolate SZY01 chromosome 7, ASM2296580v1, whole genome shotgun sequence genome:
- the LOC140836588 gene encoding interactor of constitutive active ROPs 1-like, which yields MPRSRLTEMPQRQSPRGPPHLKTPSSDTDPLHRPRAEKTPKVPEGRSPRGVQSDPANKKKLGTRIADLESQLGQAQDDLKSLKDQLTSAETAKKVAQDQLEIKSKKQQKVPEPVEIRKKPSSDMETQVLNMKESISAAIEKSEDVHKETNVFEVPVETKTTSEPDNPSFDELTSKNDEVTLLKNKLAEKSQELDILRLENESLKNELNEKSIKISSSQSLIDELILKLNKADQELENTKASAFQTNETLEATRKAREELENEMKMLRVQTEQWRKAADAAASVLAGGTKITGRRIPERCGSMDKHHGSTFQPIGFADSPGLNEDYPDDVFGSGKRKGSGIKIFGELWKKKGLK from the exons ATGCCAAGATCAAG GTTAACAGAAATGCCTCAGAGGCAATCGCCCCGAGGCCCACctcatctcaaaactccaagCTCCGATACTGATCCCCTGCATCGACCTAGGGCTGAAAAGACTCCAAAAGTACCAGAGGGTCGATCCCCTCGTGGTGTCCAATCTGATCCAGCAAACAAAAAGAAACTCGGGACACGAATTGCTGATTTGGAATCTCAACTTGGTCAAGCACAGGATGATCTCAAGAGTCTTAAGGACCAGTTGACTTCTGCAGAGACTGCTAAAAAAGTGGCCCAAGATCAACTAGAGATAAAATCCAAGAAACAACAAAAGGTTCCCGAGCCAGTAGAAATTCGAAAAAAGCCTTCAAGTGACATGGAAACGCAAGTGCTGAACATGAAAGAGAGCATCAGTGCAGCGATTGAAAAGTCGGAGGATGTTCACAAGGAAACCAATGTTTTTGAAGTTCCTGTGGAAACTAAGACAACTTCAGAGCCTGATAATCCTTCATTTGATGAGCTGACTTCTAAGAATGATGAGGTGACTCTATTGAAGAATAAATTGGCTGAGAAGAGCCAAGAATTGGACATTCTTCGTCTAGAAAATGAGAGCTTAAAAAATGAGCTCAATGAGAAGTCAATTAAAATATCTTCATCTCAATCTTTAATAGATGAGCTGATATTGAAGTTGAATAAGGCTGATCAAGAGCTTGAAAACACCAAAGCCAGTGCTTTTCAGACAAATGAGACGCTAGAAGCTACCAGAAAAGCTAGGGAGGAATTGGAAAACGAGATGAAGATGCTACGTGTGCAAACCGAGCAATGGAGAAAAGCAGCCGATGCTGCAGCATCAGTTCTAGCAGGGGGAACCAAGATAACGGGAAGAAGGATTCCCGAGAGGTGTGGATCGATGGATAAACATCATGGAAGCACGTTCCAACCAATTGGTTTTGCTGATTCTCCGGGACTGAATGAGGACTATCCTGATGATGTTTTTGGAAGTGGGAAGAGGAAAGGTTCTGGTATTAAAATCTTCGGAGAGCTGTGGAAAAAGAAAGGCCTGAAGTAG